The Bradyrhizobium sp. CCBAU 051011 DNA segment GCGCCGGTCGGCGGATCGTGACGCTCGTCGAACTGGCCTGGGCGACGGCCCCGGGCGATCCCAATGCCGAGGAACTGCCGGCGGAGCAAGGCTGCAGCAGTTCGGCTCCCTGATGCGACGGCAACTTTGATGGCGCGCGTGTCGCTCCGCCGTATATGATTCGCGGAAGGTTCCCTTGAAGTGTCCGCGCACTTGTCGCCGACCGCTTTTTGCATATCTCCGTTAAGAGGAGTTCTTAGCTTGAGCGTTGCCTTCACCAAGGAAGACAGTGCCGAAACGGCGTCGGAGACCTTGCTCCCCGACCGCCCGGTCTCGCCTCATCCGAACCTTGTCACGGAAGCAGGCTTGAAGGCTCTGGAATTTCAGCTCCACCAGGCTCGCGAGGCATACGAGACCGCGCAGAAGATCGAAGACGTGAATGAACGACGGCGGCAAGCAGCAATTCCGTTGCGTGATGCGCGCTACTTTGCGGCGAGAGTTCGTACGGCTCAGGTCATCCCCAATCCGACATCGACTGACACTGTCGCCTTTGGCAGCACGGTGACCTTCAGGCGAGACGACGGGCGCGTGCAGAAATATCGTATTGTGGGAGAGGACGAAGCGGACCCCAAGGCCGGTTCTATTTCCTTCGTATCACCGGTGGCAAGGCTTCTGATGGGCAAGGCTATCGGGGATGAAGTCGGCGCATCCGGCCAAACGCTTGAGATTATTTCGATCTCGTAGCACGTCCCTCATCGGGGCCCAGTTGGAGGGTCCAAATCAAGCTTGCGCGCCTATACATCGGCCTTCCAAAAAAGGTGCTCGTTGCTGCAAACTGTGCACCGTATTTCCGATTCGGAGACGTCTTGAGGAGCCATGAACGAGACTCTGATATCCGCCTGCACGATGTTTCTCGTTCCAGCAACGCTTTTGTTCGGCGCCTTAGGCGTCGCAAACTCGTCCTTTCTGAAGGTATTGGTCTGCTTGCTTGGCGCGGCCACGACGGGATTATGGCTTTACCGCGTATGGTGGTGGACTAATCTGTCTTTGATGGATCGCAGAACGGCTCTTGGTCTCGCGGGCATGTATGCTTTTGCTTGGCTGATAACATTCCTGGTCCAGTTGAAGAATATAGCCTCCTCGCGATGACCGATTCCGTTTCGCTGGATTGAGCCGAGGAGCTCCTGTTCGACCGAAATTGGATGAGCACCGGCAGATGCACCCTCCCGGTGCCACTATCTGAAACGGACGCTCTGGCGGATTAGTCAGTCGTCCGCGCAGCCAAACCATTTGAAAAATCGGCCTCTCAAACGGTTCTGTTGCCAAGGCATTGAAATGGCGGGCGCACGGCCTGACTACTCCAGGCGCTCACAAATTGTTTTGTAAATATTCGAACACATAGTCGGCGTCGTTGCTCGAATTGAAATTGACCTCGTAGTCGATCGAGCCATCCTTGAGCACAACAGTACGCTGCGGTCCAAAACTACACGTCAGGCTTTTGATCTTCTGTTTGACGGCTTCCTTGCCGGCCTGGGAGTCACAGACGCGCCGCATGGCCTCGAGAGCTGCGCCGCAGTAGCCGTAGGCGCTGTAGATCTTCCGCTCCTCCGGCGCCGGCGGCTTCAACCAGTCAAACTTTGCTGTGAGACTGTTGCCGCACCGCTCGTTGGTGGTGGCGACCTCTCCCGCGAGATACTTCTCTTGGTCTGCGAAATACTCCCTGTCCTTGAGCGATTGCGCAAACGCGATCGAGGAGAGGATCGAGAGCGCGGCGAGGGCGAGACCGACGTGGATATTCATAGCGGACAACTCCGAATTGGATGTTCATGCACACATCCCGTGCGGGCACGGCGTCCGGCCATTGACGGACCCAGGGATAGACGGACAGTGGCGGTGATTTTCCTGCGTCATCACGGCACCTGCCGCGGTGAATCTTGATTGAACCATTTTGAATAATGAATGCGCCGCATTCAATATGAGTGTCGGCCGCAAAAACTCCGCATTTGCTTCTCACTTCTCCCTGCGCTTATCAGCAATACCGCATCCCGCGGATTGTCGTGATGCTGTGAGGTCCACCATGTCCGGACGTTTCCGAATGATCGTCGGCGCCGCCCTCACCTTAATCGTCAGCCATGGTGCCCTCGCAGCGGAGAATGGCCCGCGGCTTCGCATCGGCCATTACAGCACCGGCAGCGGATTGATGGGCTTTGTGATCGACCGGATGGGGACGCCGATCAAGCTGCGCTTCGACGGCTCCGACGAAATCCTGGCCTTGACCGCCGAGCAGGCTCCATACAATTCGATGACGCTCAAGCGCGATGACGGCGTCTCGGTTCTTCGGATCTATGAAACGGGCCGCATCCTCGTATTCAGCGACAAATTGTCGGGCGGTTCGGCTGACGCGTATCGTGACCAGGAAGCCGAGCCGCTCGTCGTCAAGAAGGCAACGAAGGAGCAGGCCGAGACCGAGGCTGAGTCCCTAGGGCGCAAGCTCAGGGGCGCGGGCGCCCCGGCGCTCGCGATCTCGCTCGACGCGCCGCGCCTTTCCGCTGACTCCGCCGCATGGTCCGCCATGGCGGACGCAATCGCGGTCACCGGAATTACTCTGGAGGAGATGCTCACCTCACCGATCGCACGCGAGGTTATCGCGGCGAAACTGCGGCGCGTCGTCATCCGCGACGCCGACCGGGTCGACGTCAGGTTGGCGGACGACGCCCTGATCGTGGAGGTCAAAGCAATGGAGGCGGTTACAGGCCGGCCGTCCTCGGCGCGCCTCAAGTCTGCGATCGGCGACCTCCTGTAGCTGGATCGATACCCGGGGCGCAAATTTACAGCAGCCGGCGCGGAGAAAAAATCGTCGCCGGTCCGTCTCTCTATCTTGATGTGGTGGCGACGGCCGCAGGCCGTCTTGAAATATCACCGCAATATAGTGCGCTATCTTATCAAGAAAGAGAGGAATCCAATGTCGGGTCTGATTACTGGGCTGGTTTTGCTCGCGCTCGGCGCCCTTGCGGCCGCTTCGAGCCTCGTCGCGAGGCGTCCGGACGCGAAGGCGTATATCGAACTGATGATACCTTACCAGGGATGGTTCGGATTCATCACTTGCCTATGGGGTGTCTGGATCATTATCAGCGCGATCATCAACCTGAATTGGTTCGGCTACGTGCCGGTCTGGTGGCTGACCTACCTTGCGACTGGCGTGCTAATTGCTTCGCTCGGCCTGCTACTCGGCTATGCCTTGCTGACGAAGTACATCCTCAACCACAGCGCTGAAGCGGTGCAGCGCGGCGAGCAGATTCGCGCCATCATTGTGCCCTATCAGACCATGCTCGGCTATGCCGCGATCGTCCTCGGCCTTTGGACGATCGTTGCAACGTTTCTCTATCGTATCGTCTAGAGCGTGATCCGGAAAAAGCCTGCCCCCGCACTTTGTTGCAGGTAGACACCGGTTATCCCTCGCCGCAAACGCGGGACCGCGTTTGCGCAGAGATCATGCTCAAAGAACAGGCACGAGCGCGATGACGGTTCATCTTGAACTCATCGCGCTCTGGCAGGTCTCTGAAAAGATCATTTCAAACGTTAACATAACAAAATCCCGTGGCGAACGAACCCAAATCGGCCCAGAGTTGGCGAATAATGGCGCTCAAACGCCGAACCGTTGGCAGCCAGCGGAGACAGCGGCTCCATCAGCCCGCCATAGCATCGACGAAAGCATTCATGTCGAAAAAACACTTGTGCCTGGCAATTCTCGCGCTGAGCATCGCGATAAGTTTCGCCGCAACCGCACGCGCAGAGAAGCGCGTTGCACTGCTGGTCGGCAATAACGCCTATGAGAACATTCCGCGGCTGCAGACCGCCGTCAACGATGCGCGCGCGGTCGGCACCGCACTGCGCAAGCTCGGCTTCTCGGTGATTTCCGTAGAGAACCAGTCGCGCCGTGCCATGAGCGAGGCCATGCTCGCCTTCGACAAGGCGATCGAGCCTGGTGACACTGCGCTGTTCTTCTTCGCTGGACACGGCTTCGAGATCCAGGGCCAGAACTACCTACTGCCAACGGACATCCCGGAAGTTCGCGAGGGACAGGAAGAGCTAATCCGCGATTCCGCAATTCCAGCCGGCCGGATCATCGACCGGCTGCAGGGGCGCGGCGCCCGCACCGTGGTGCTCGTGCTCGACGCTTGCCGTAACAATCCGTTCGAGCGGCCGGGCGGACGCGGGCTCAAGGGCAGCGGCGGTCTCGCAGCGATGACGCCTGCGGAAGGCGTGTTCATCATGTTCTCCGCTGGCGCCAAGCAAACCGCGCTCGACCGGCTGTCCAGCACCGAGCGCGCCTCAAACTCCGTATTCACGCGAAACCTCATACGGCGGCTCGGGGAGCCGGACCTGACGCTGGTGCAGATTGCCAAGCGCCTGCAAATCGAGGTGCGGCAGCTGGCGGCGAGCGTCGGTCGCGACCAAACGCCGGCCTACTACGACCAGGTCGTTGGCGAGATCGTGCTCAACTCAAGCGGACGCCCCACGCCTGCCGCCCCCCCGCCACCACAAACCGCAGCCCTGCTCTCCGACGTCGACAAGCGTGCCACCGAGGCCGTGCCGGCTCCCCCGGCCGATCCTCTGACCGCCGAACTCGACGCGCTGGCGGCCGCGAAAAGCTGGAGCGAGCTCCGCGGCCACCTGACAACGGTGAGGCCGACGGCGCGCGACGCACACTGGGCTTCGTTGGCCGAACAAGCCGCGATCGGCGAATTAACTCCGCTTGCAACGTCGCCGCATCCATTTCACGATCGGCTTGCGGCGCTCGAGCACTATGCCACGACCTTTCCGATCCTGAACGACAACCCGAAATTCCTGGCCCTGCGCACGTCGATCGGCCTGTCCGCGTTCGGCGACTGCCTTGAGCAGGCTTACGGGACGATACTCGTCGATTGCCGTCGGCGACTGGAGAGCTTCGTGCGCACAACGCCCAAGAGCGCCGGTACGGTGCGCGTCGACCTCGCGCGTGACGCTGCCCGTCTGGTCGGACGCAAGCTCAACCGATCCGCCGCTGCGCCGTTTTTCGCCATCGCGATCGAAGCACCGCCCGAAGCGAACGCGGCGGTCTGTACGGATCCAGATCTGACGGACGCCGTCATTGCCGCGCTCGGCCGGCCTCCCGACTGGGATGAGGCCAAGGCAGCGGGGGCGCTCACGGAAGCCTGCTGGAACACACTCGGCACCGCAGTCGTGGCGCAAGTCGCGCGCGAGACCGGCGAGAGCTATTACCTTGGCAATGCTTGCCCGATACTATTGCAGCGCGACGCCTTGACAGGACTGCGCGCGGCCCGCTGCCGGGAAATTAAATCGCGATAGGCGAGATAGTCGCACCAGTCGTGACCATGACACGGCCAGAATATCTTCCCTGGCACGCCCTGCTTTCGAGACCATCGTCGGACGCAGCCGTCTTATATGAGCGCGACGGGTTCAGGATGAATCGTCATCGCGCTGTGGCTTGTTGCCTGAGCGTGAATCTCCGCGCAACCGCGGTTCTCGCGAGGGAAAACCGGTGTCCCACCCCGCAACAAATGCGGGGCAGGTTCTTCCGGATCGTGCTCTGGCGGGATGGCCTCCAGCCCCTTTTGCTTCGACGTGCGCTCCACAGAAGGATGGGACGAATGGACGCCCCACGCCTTCCCGTGCAGCTACATTAGAACGAGCAGCCGAAGCCTTGCAGCGAGGTCTTGATCGCGTCCATCGTCTGCTTGCAACTTTGTTCCATGGCTGGCTTTGTTGACGGGTTCTTGGCCATGTCAAGCCACGTCTTGCGCGTCTGGTCGAGCTGCGCCTTGTAGGTCGCGCGCTGCGCCTCCGGAAGCTTCGACGTCACGCAAGTATCGTATTTTGCCAAAAAGTCGTCGCAAGCTGCGATACCGGTGTTCTGCGCACGTGCAGGCCCGGCGACGGCAATGACGAGCAGAACAGCACCTGCCATATGCAAGAGCGGCAACGCGCTGCGCAAGCGTGAGTCGATCGCAGCTTCGGTCGTTGTGTGGTGCATTACCTTCTTCTCCTTTACAACGTGAGTTTGGACAACAACATTGAAGTAGACGGACAAAACTTTCGCTTTTGATCCGTTGCCCTGTTGTGATGTCTCTTTCGGACCCGTCGTTGTGACTAGAACGCAGCGTACCGCCCGCAACCGAGATGCGGCCCGGACGACTTTAAGCGTCGAGTCTAGGTCAGTTCGATCCTGCGGAAGCGGGGCGCTGATGCTTGCCGGCACCCGCCGGCTTTGGCCCGCATGGATCATTGTCTTTGGTGGGCGCCTCGCCCGGAGAGGGCGCGGTTACAGTACCGCGGTCACTTCCCATGCTATCGAGCGTCGACTTCTTGGCCTGTTCGTTCGCGTCAATGCACGACTGAACATCTTTCTTCTTGGTCGGACTGGACGGCGTCGCCACGATTCCGCGGCTCATCGTATCACCGGCGTCGTCCGGCTTGACCGCGGTCGCTACGCCGTCGCCAACCATCTTCACGACAGTCGGGATCGCGATCACAGCCAGGGCGGCCAGAGCGAAGCCGGACCACACAACCGAACGCCGGTACTGAGCAAGTGGAGCGACCACCACGGCCGAAACCTGCGGCCGGCTCTGTTCTGAGGCAGCAAGAACGCCGGCCGCCTGCGCCATCAAACCCGCTGGAACTGTCGCAGGCTGCGACTGGATTTCGTCCAGCAATGCCGCCGCGGCGGTTAACTCCGCGCGGGCCGCCGGGTCATTGGCAAGTCTCTTAGCGACGGTATCCCACTCTGCCCGCGACAGGGAACCGTCGAGAAACGCGGCGAGCTGCGCGTTGTCGATCTCGCTCCATTGATCTGCTGCAACGGAGCCTTGCCCCACCCCCTCCGAAATGGCCCGCGACAATTGCGCGCGAAACAGCTCAAGCGCTTGTAGCCGGTCGGAGCGGCCGTCGTCCTCGGCGTGCGCAGACGCCGGCTCGTGACTGGGGCGTTCGATCATCGGGCAGAATTCCAATACCCATGTTTAGACGGACATATCGGAATTCTTTTCCAATTGCACCGTGATTTCTTTTAGCCATTTCTGGCTGCGCTGCTTCAAGCGATAGACGTCCTCGACCGGACAACCCATCAGCCTCGCAATGCCACGTGCCGGCAACGGCTCATTGGCCGAAAATACAATCTGAAGGTACAACCGTTCATCCGAAGGAAGCTTTTCCGCTGCCGCATTGATGGCCGCGACGAGAGCTGCGCGGCGCTCTTCCTCCTCAAAGAGCAGCAACCGGTCCTCGGGAGTTGGCGATGAATCCGCGATCGAAATACTTCCGCCTTCGCCAAGCAGTGCCTCAAGCGAGACGGCCTCGGTTGCAGGCGATGTGCGCTCCAACCTCACGATACCGCCAAGGCGCGCGACCGACTCGGCGATGTCAGCAGCTGTCGGATCTTGCACCAGCCTGCCGCGTAGTGCAGCGGCAAGCCGATCGGCGTCCAGCGGACAACCCTCCCATACCACGGCCGTATAAATCGCCTGGTCGAGCGGCGGCGAACGGGAAATCGCCGCCGGCATACGCCGTCGAGGCGTTTCACGCCGCACGAGATCGATCAGGATACGATCGACCACTGTCAGAATATAGCCTGTGAAGCTGCCGCGGCCCCCGTAAGAACGGATGCGACGAAAATCATTCTCGATCAGCTTGAGGCATACTTCTTGATACGCGTCCTCGCGACCGGCTCTACCAAGTTTGCTCGGCAATTGTTTGGCGATCCGGCTGCGAACGTCGGCCTCGAAGTAGCGCGAGAATCTCTCCCACGCCTCGCGCGGCGTTTTGCTGAATTGTCCCGCCAGTTGGTCGGCGAGAACATCGCGAGCGACAAGCGACAAATACGTCGTAATCCGCGAACGCCCGTTGAACCCTCGCAGCCGCGCATAATCGTCAGCCTTCAGTGATGCGACGATGTGAAGGAATGCAGCCTCCGCGTCGGCTCCATCGCCTACCAGCTTCACGACGATCGACCATAGGGTCGTCGAGACGTGTTCGAGAAATCTGCTCGCCGCGCCCACCTCACCGGAGAGGACGGCATTGACGAGTGCGTGATCAAAATTGCCGCTCAACGGCGGCGCAATCTGAAGCTCGGAAGAGACCGCTCGGTCGGCTACCGCGTTGGCACTGTCGGCATCGTCGTCTTGTGGCTTGGCTTTTTTTGGTACCAACAGATTCTGAACCAACAGGCTGCGCGACCACATGACCTCGTCTCCCGACAAACGGTCGAGCTACCGAACGACAGTGAACAGCCAGAGACTGCGGCCTTCAAGTTGGCCCTTTTTGTCGCCAAACAACCGGTTTTGTCGCCGCACAAGTGGTCCTCCAATCTGGCGAGATTATGAATTGCAACAATGCAGCGGACGTTGAGACTGCAAACGAATAATGCGTTGCCAGTCCTGAGCGAGGGCTCCACTTGCGGCGCAAGCGACATCTGCCGCCCTGACACCGACTAAGTTATGTCACAACGATGCACCCACAAATGCCACAAGCCGCGCTGCGTCGATCGCCGGGTCCACGTACCCATTGAAACTGCAGAGTTATCGCGATCGGCACTAGCAGCGATGCGCGCACAAGATCGGCAACACGCGCTTCCAGGACTAGATACAACCAGGATTTGAACATTATAATTTCTTCCTGGGATTGCACCCTTCACCCAGTGTGACCAAGGCGTCACGGTCAGCCAAAATCTGCAATCGTCCGTCTTACGAGTCGAATACGGGACATTGCTTAACTCACGGCGATCTTCAGCGGTCATCCTGCGCCCGGATCGACGCGGCGCGCCAAGCGTTCGAACCTCACAACTTCTCCAGCCGACCGACAGGCCGCTACCCAATTAGGAGATATTCGGGCGCGGATCAGGTCCAGCACGAGCCTTGAACCGCTCAGTCACCGACCGAGACAATGAGTTCGTTCTGTCGTGTCGTCGGCGGTCCCCACGAGCAGTCCTGGTCAAGAATGACGCAGACCTCGCATTAGCCTCCGTGCCCCACGTGACCGGGACGATGGTGTGGTCGGCATTTTCACAATTCAACCGGCATCCAGATCCCGCCGGCCGCGCTCGAGCGCAGGACGGCGTCCACCATCGCAACACCGGCAAAGCCATCTTCAATCGTTGGAAAGGTCAGCCCCGGATCGGCAAGGGATGCCGTACGACTGGCCACAATAGCTGTGGCCACTTCGGTATAGATCGTCGCGAACGCTTCCAGGTATCCCTCAGGATGGCCGGGTGGAATACGATTGACGCGCTGACCGGCGGCGTTCATGGACGTTGTGCCGCGGCGGATCAATCGTGGTGCGTCTCCGAGCGGCGACCAGGTGAGAAGGTTCGGCTCTTCCTGCCGCCAATCCAGACCGCCCTTCTCGCCGAAGATCCGTAATCGCAGTCCATTGTCGTTTCCGACTGCAACCTGGCTCGCCCATAATGCGCCCCGCGCCCCGTTCCCGTAACGCAGCAGGATTTGCACGTTGTCATCGACACGGCGGCCCGGCACGAAGATGGTCGTCTCGGCCAGAATCTGCTGAGGCATCATCCCGGTGACAAAGTGCGCCAGCTGATATGCATGGGTACCGATGTCGCCGACGCAGCCGCCGGCACCCGAGCGCGCTGGGTCGGTACGCCAGTCGGCCTGTTTCTGGCCCGCAGCCTCAAGCGGATCGGCCAACCAATCCTGCGGATATTCGATCTGCACGATCCGGATCGCGCCGAGTTCGCCGCCCTGAACCATCGAGCGGGCATGGCGGACAAGCGGATAACCGGAATAATTATAGGTGACGGCAAATATTAGTCCGCTCGTGCGTGCCTTGTCGCGCAACCGGCGCGCCTCCTCAAGGGTTGTCGTCAACGGTTTGTCGCAGATGATATGAACACCCGCATCCACGAAGACGTCGGCGACAGCGGCGTGCATATGGTTTGGAGTGACGATCGCAACCGCCTCGATACCGTCGGTTCGCGCGGCCTCGGCCTGGGCCATGGTCCGAAAGTCCGGATAGGATCGATCGGACCCAAGGCCGATGGCCGCCGCCGATCGGATCGCTTTATCGGGCGAGGCCGAAAGCGCGCCAGCGACGAGTTCGTAACGATCGTCCAGACGCGCAGCGATACGGTGGACGGCGCCGATGAAGGCGCCTTCCCCGCCGCCTACCATTCCAAGTCGAATGCGTGGCTCAGCCATGTCGCGCGCTCCTGTCGATTTATTCAGGCGCTCAGATGAGGCCCAATGTCCGTCGGATCTGCGTCTCGTCGCTGGTGCCGCCGGCGAAGTCGTCGAAGGCTCGCTCGGTGACGCGGATGATGTGGTCGCGGATAAAGGCGGCACCTTCGCGCGCGCCGTCCTCCGCGTTCTTCAGGCAGCATTCCCACTCCAGCACCGCCCAGCGGTCGAATCCGATGGCAGCCAGCCGCGAGAAGATCGCCTTGAAGTCGACCTGTCCGTCGCCGAGCGAGCGAAAGCAGCCGGCGCGATTGATCCAGGGCTGGAAGCCCGAATAGACGCCCTGCCTGCCGGTCGGATTGAACTCCGCGTCCTTGACATGGAAGGCGCGGATGCGCTCGGCGTAAATGTCGATGAAGGCCAGATAGTCCAGTTGCTGCAGGACGAAATGGGACGGATCGTAGTTGATCGCGCAACGCGGGTGATTGCCGGTGCGCTCGTAGAACATCTCGAAGGTAATGCCGTCGCATACGTCCTCGCCTGGATGGACCTCGTAGCAAAGGTCGACGCCCGCTTCCTCATATGCATCGAGGATCGGACGCCAGCGACGCGCGAGTTCGTCGAACGCCGTCTCGATCAGGCCAGGCGGCCGCTGCGGCCAGGGATAGAGGAACGGCCAGGCCAGGGCGCCGGTGAAGCTCACGCTGCCGGTGAGGCCGAGGCGGCGAGACGCCTGCGCGGCCTTCATCATTTGATCTACCGCCCAGACCTGACGTTCGTTCGGCCTGCCCCTGACTGCCGGCGGCGCAAAAGCGTCGAAGGATTCGTTGTAGGCCGGATGAACCGCGACGAGCTGCCCTTGCAAGTGGGTGGACAATTCCGTGATCACCAGACCATGGTTCGCAGCCACGCCGGCAATCTCATCGCAATAGGTTTGAGAGGCCGCAGCCTTGTCGATATCGATCAGGCGTGGATCGGAGGTCGGGACCTGAACGCCCTTGTAACCGAGTCCTGCCGCCCAGCCGCAGATGGCATCGAAGCTGTCAAACGGCTGTGCATCGCCGATGAACTGCGCCAGAAAAATTGCGGGCCCCTTCATGGTGGCCGGTCGGACAGTCGCTGACATGACATTTCTCCGGTTCAAGCCGCTGCGCTACGCCAGTAGGACGCCGTCTCCTTGTCCGACAAGGATGCCGACCTTTCAATACGCGAGACGATCTTGATCGTCCCCCCAGCGGCGCCCGCCTGCTGATCGGGGTGTATGACTTCCAACACATGCGCGGCGAAGCCGTTGATAAGACGTGGATTGTCAGCCCATCGCTACAAAAGCCGGCGCCAAATCCACGCATATGAGCGCACGTGCTATGTTCGGGGAACTGTCGTTGGCTCCCTCGGCGCCGGCACCCTGGCGACCAGATCCACATTGAGTGAACCGAACACAGGGATCGCCCCTTTAGCAAAGGCCTCAGCCTTCCGCATCCATCTCGTGAAGCTTCTGGACGCGTCGTCGGAAATCCTCCTCCGTCGAAAATTCGGCGGCAAGAAACGAGGAGATCAGATCATTGGCGAGCCACGGTCCAACGATCTGCGCGCCAATGCACATGACATTCACATCGTCATGCTCGACGCTCTGGTGGGCCGAATGGACATCGTGACAGACCGCGGCGCGGATACCCTTCATCTTGTTGGCCGCAATCGAGGCACCAACACCGGTGCCGCACACCATGATGCCGCGGGCGACCTCTCCGGAGATGATCTTCCCCGCGACCGCCCGTGCGATATCCGGAAAATCCACCGGATTTGCGTCGTAGGATCCGACATCGACGACCTCATGTCCGAGGCTGCGCACGTGATCGATGACGGCCTTCTTGAGCGACCAGCCGGCATGGTCGGATCCTATGACGAGACGCATTCTAGTTTTTCCTCTTGTGATTGGCGGAGGCCGTGACGGCTGCCACTGATTTATGGGTTTCAGCCGCGCATATCGGGTGGCAGTTCGACGCCATGGAATTTCTTGTAGATGGCGTTGAGCTTGCCGTTTTTGACGTTTTCGGTGACCCACGCGTTGAGCTTCTCCAGCAAGCGCGTCTCACCCTTCTTCAGGCCGATGGCGAGATCGAAGCTGGCGAGCGGGATCTTGGACTCGAAGACGCGCGCCGGATTCTTGACGCCGATCTGGTTGATGATCGTGGCCGACGAACCGACGCAATCGACCTGGCCGGAGACGGCCGCCGTCACCCCGGTGGCATCGTCGTCATAGCGCGCGATCTTCAGTTCCTTGTCCTTCATGTTCGACAGCATCGTATCCTGCGTGGTGCCGCGCGAGACGCCCACGGTCTTGTCCTTCAGGTCCGGCCAGTCCTTGACGTTCAGTGATTTCAGGCAGCCGATATCCGATTGTAGGGTCGCGTAGCGCTTGGAAAAATCGATCACCTTGGCCCGCTCTGGCGTGACTGACAGGGTCGAAATGATGATATCCGCCTTGCCGGTCTGCACATTCGGAATCCGCGTCGCGCCGGTAGTCTGGATGAATTCCAGCTCCAGTCCCCAATCCTTTGCCAGCAACTGGGCAACCTCGACATCGGAGCCGGTCGGCTTCATGCTGCTGTCCATCATGCCGGACGGAGGAATGGCAAGGTCCGTCGAGATCCGAATCTTCTTGGCCTTCGTGATGTCATCGAGCAGGTCGGCCTGCGCCGGCCGGTCAGCCAGCACGACGAGACAGCATGCAGCGACGGCGCTGCTCAGAATCATCCTGTTTCCGATCATTGGGGTTTTCCTCTCCTGTTATGATTTTAGATTGCCCGTCCCTACGAACTGGACGAGTTCCGGCGTCGTCGGCGCCGTCAGGATCGAG contains these protein-coding regions:
- a CDS encoding transporter substrate-binding domain-containing protein yields the protein MILSSAVAACCLVVLADRPAQADLLDDITKAKKIRISTDLAIPPSGMMDSSMKPTGSDVEVAQLLAKDWGLELEFIQTTGATRIPNVQTGKADIIISTLSVTPERAKVIDFSKRYATLQSDIGCLKSLNVKDWPDLKDKTVGVSRGTTQDTMLSNMKDKELKIARYDDDATGVTAAVSGQVDCVGSSATIINQIGVKNPARVFESKIPLASFDLAIGLKKGETRLLEKLNAWVTENVKNGKLNAIYKKFHGVELPPDMRG